The proteins below come from a single Acaryochloris sp. CCMEE 5410 genomic window:
- a CDS encoding SRPBCC family protein, whose product MAIFRNAISGLIGLLLLVVIGGLILPSDVHVERNILINASPAEIFPVVSDLSKWSTWSPWAKMDPNMALTVEGDGVGQTMHWQSEDPMVGTGTQEITAMGESSYIQTHLDFGQQGTADAALQLTPQDNGTLVDWSLDTDVSAGVPPIMKPVSSYLRFVLESAVGQDYEAGLSNLKALIEQ is encoded by the coding sequence ATGGCTATCTTCAGAAATGCGATCAGTGGACTGATTGGGCTGTTGTTACTAGTGGTAATAGGTGGCCTCATTCTTCCCAGTGATGTACATGTTGAACGAAATATTTTGATCAATGCTTCTCCAGCCGAAATTTTCCCGGTTGTCAGTGATTTATCGAAATGGTCTACTTGGTCTCCCTGGGCAAAAATGGACCCCAATATGGCTTTAACGGTTGAGGGGGATGGCGTAGGGCAAACGATGCACTGGCAAAGTGAGGACCCGATGGTCGGAACCGGGACCCAAGAAATCACCGCCATGGGGGAATCTAGCTATATCCAGACCCATTTGGATTTTGGGCAACAGGGAACGGCTGATGCAGCATTACAACTGACGCCTCAGGACAATGGTACGCTGGTTGACTGGTCACTAGATACAGATGTGAGTGCGGGGGTGCCTCCTATTATGAAGCCTGTTAGTTCCTACCTTCGGTTTGTCCTGGAGAGTGCTGTGGGGCAAGATTATGAAGCAGGGTTATCTAACCTCAAAGCATTAATAGAGCAGTAG
- a CDS encoding glycosyltransferase family 2 protein has protein sequence MQLNNSSDVLVTAIIPTRNRPDLLLRAVSSVLAQTLVQLEVVIVIDGADPETSRKFENIDDTRVRVLQLSVAKGGAGARNYGVSQAQGDWIAFLDDDDEWLPTKLEEQVQLARQCDAEWPIISSALIARTPKGEFTYPRRFPSPNEPLSEYLLARNSFTFGEGLIQTSTILAKKKLLQNFPFKEDLPKHQDWDWLLQVHQLPNVKISFVEHPLVVWYVWEMRSTISSRSQWDKSLLWIQNSKHLVTPRAYAAFVMVEIGAQAAKSYEWKAFFYLIREAVQGGKPSLLDWFLYFGIWLVPQDFRRSVKALFQQN, from the coding sequence ATGCAGTTGAATAATTCTTCAGACGTTCTAGTCACTGCCATTATTCCAACTCGAAATCGTCCTGACTTACTTCTCAGGGCGGTTTCGAGTGTATTAGCGCAAACGTTGGTGCAGCTTGAAGTAGTGATTGTGATTGATGGGGCTGATCCAGAAACTTCTCGAAAGTTTGAAAATATTGATGACACAAGAGTTCGAGTTCTTCAATTGTCTGTGGCTAAAGGGGGAGCGGGTGCACGAAATTACGGTGTATCCCAGGCTCAAGGAGACTGGATCGCCTTCTTGGACGACGATGATGAATGGCTACCGACGAAGTTGGAAGAGCAAGTTCAACTAGCTCGGCAATGTGATGCTGAATGGCCGATTATTTCATCTGCATTAATTGCCCGTACTCCCAAAGGTGAGTTTACTTATCCTAGGAGATTTCCCTCTCCTAATGAACCCTTGAGTGAATATTTACTGGCAAGAAATAGCTTTACCTTTGGGGAAGGTTTAATTCAAACATCCACAATTCTCGCTAAGAAAAAACTACTACAAAATTTTCCTTTTAAGGAAGATTTACCAAAACATCAAGATTGGGATTGGCTATTGCAAGTACATCAACTACCGAATGTAAAAATTTCTTTTGTCGAGCACCCTCTAGTTGTTTGGTATGTGTGGGAAATGCGATCCACCATAAGTAGTAGGTCTCAATGGGATAAGTCTTTGTTGTGGATTCAAAATAGTAAGCATTTAGTTACACCCAGAGCGTATGCTGCATTTGTTATGGTTGAAATTGGTGCCCAAGCAGCTAAATCATATGAGTGGAAAGCTTTTTTTTATCTCATTCGGGAAGCAGTTCAAGGCGGTAAGCCCAGCTTACTCGATTGGTTTTTGTATTTTGGAATATGGTTAGTCCCTCAAGATTTTCGACGATCAGTAAAAGCATTGTTTCAGCAAAACTGA
- a CDS encoding leucine-rich repeat domain-containing protein, with translation MEKNSAYQEAERLINIARLQEAAELDLSDIGLSDLPDSIGSLSQLKSLYLSENELMRLPKALGQLTQLQVLDLARNRLPILTDVLGYLSQLQSLDLTGNALVELPEFIGAFSQLRSLNLASNQLVHLPSSIGKLKNLQELQLSYNSMAQWPEELGLLTGLRSLEITSTGLNEIPPAWRSLEGLESLNLSFNHLKTLPEWLGTLTDLRSLDLSFNQLSELPAALGSLTPLTSLDIQSNQLQSLPPQICNLVNLTSLLAYNNQLTHLPEAWGRLAALTTLGIAGNRIRQLPESIGELQNLKQFIFNLDPDQPVPLQVFPAALRGCRLLEQLTFVACELRSLPPWIGELTQLKSLNVSHNNLTDLPLSLGTLDNLKTLNLSNNPLRSELEVLWERGPNAIKNYLQNSAKG, from the coding sequence ATGGAAAAAAATTCAGCCTATCAAGAAGCCGAAAGGCTGATAAATATTGCTCGCCTGCAAGAGGCAGCGGAACTAGATTTAAGTGATATCGGCTTGAGTGATCTACCAGACTCGATTGGTTCCCTCTCTCAGTTGAAATCTCTATATCTCTCTGAAAATGAACTGATGCGGTTGCCCAAGGCTTTGGGGCAACTGACTCAGCTCCAAGTGTTGGACTTGGCCCGTAACCGACTTCCTATCCTGACGGATGTTCTAGGCTATTTATCTCAGTTGCAATCCCTCGATCTGACTGGCAATGCCCTGGTGGAACTACCGGAATTTATAGGTGCATTCTCACAGTTGCGATCGCTCAATTTAGCTTCTAACCAACTGGTACATCTACCCTCGTCTATCGGGAAGCTGAAGAACCTCCAAGAACTGCAGCTTTCCTACAATTCCATGGCTCAGTGGCCAGAGGAGTTGGGATTGTTGACGGGGTTGCGATCCCTCGAAATTACCAGTACCGGATTGAATGAAATCCCCCCTGCTTGGAGATCACTTGAGGGATTGGAGTCATTAAATCTCTCTTTTAACCATTTGAAGACTCTGCCAGAGTGGTTAGGGACATTAACAGACTTGCGCTCCTTGGACCTGTCCTTTAACCAGTTGAGTGAATTACCTGCAGCGTTGGGTTCGCTCACCCCACTGACGAGTTTGGATATTCAATCCAATCAACTTCAATCCCTGCCGCCGCAAATTTGTAATTTAGTGAATTTGACGTCGTTGTTGGCCTATAACAATCAGCTCACCCATCTTCCTGAAGCCTGGGGGCGTTTGGCTGCGTTAACCACTTTGGGAATTGCTGGCAATCGCATCCGTCAGCTTCCAGAATCCATCGGGGAATTACAAAATCTCAAGCAGTTCATATTCAATTTAGACCCAGACCAACCGGTTCCTTTGCAGGTATTTCCCGCGGCACTTCGCGGTTGTCGCCTGTTGGAGCAATTGACGTTTGTCGCTTGTGAGTTAAGGTCACTCCCTCCTTGGATCGGTGAACTCACTCAGTTGAAAAGTCTGAATGTGAGCCACAACAATTTGACTGATCTCCCCCTTTCTCTCGGGACATTGGATAATCTCAAAACCCTTAATCTATCCAACAACCCCCTTCGATCAGAGCTAGAAGTGCTATGGGAACGGGGACCTAACGCCATCAAAAACTATCTGCAAAATAGCGCGAAGGGGTAA
- a CDS encoding PD-(D/E)XK nuclease family protein, giving the protein MAYPLSATKLQTYRQCPQAYYFKHERRLTVPTAFGSPTFGKAIHRALAQIYQDWSYTTPIPPLQWFADCWQQHISELKESQIHEGWQALETYYHQYVAPQSMLRKPLGIEGKIQASFQVSNIEFALSGRYDRLDWLDDGLELIDYKTSKTVKPPEAIDVQLGLYYLALEKTYHHALKRLSLIYLRSNQCISYEVTPDHLDQIKGLIGDLALKLRSDQDWHPHEGEQCDRCGYRQYCSAQTPNPEPLPQTAKPPRKVQLALPLP; this is encoded by the coding sequence ATGGCCTACCCACTGTCAGCGACTAAGCTTCAGACCTATCGTCAATGTCCTCAAGCCTATTATTTTAAGCATGAGCGACGGTTAACGGTCCCCACGGCCTTCGGTTCACCCACCTTTGGTAAAGCGATCCATCGGGCTTTGGCCCAAATTTACCAAGACTGGTCCTATACCACTCCCATTCCACCTCTGCAATGGTTTGCCGACTGTTGGCAACAGCATATTAGTGAACTAAAGGAGTCTCAAATTCATGAAGGCTGGCAAGCCCTAGAGACTTACTATCACCAATATGTGGCTCCTCAATCGATGTTGCGAAAACCTTTGGGCATTGAGGGTAAGATTCAAGCCTCTTTTCAGGTCAGTAATATTGAGTTTGCCCTGTCCGGGCGCTATGACCGCTTAGACTGGCTAGACGATGGCCTAGAACTGATTGACTACAAAACCAGTAAAACTGTTAAGCCCCCAGAAGCCATTGATGTGCAGTTGGGGCTTTACTATTTGGCGCTGGAGAAAACCTATCACCATGCCCTTAAACGCTTGAGCTTGATCTATTTACGCAGCAATCAATGCATTTCTTATGAGGTTACTCCCGATCATTTAGACCAAATCAAAGGTTTGATTGGCGACTTAGCATTGAAACTCAGGTCTGACCAAGACTGGCATCCTCATGAAGGGGAACAATGCGATCGCTGTGGGTATCGCCAATACTGCAGCGCCCAAACCCCCAACCCAGAACCGCTTCCACAAACGGCAAAGCCACCCAGAAAAGTTCAACTGGCTTTACCATTGCCTTAA